The Cloacibacillus sp. DNA window CGCAGGCGTGCATCGAGCCTTTGTTTACGGAGGCGAAGCCTTCGCGCGCTGGCCGGTGGTTTTCGTCTTCCGCCTCCGTTACGTCCACGGCGTCGATATCGAAGCGAAAGGCGACTACCGGCCCAGGGCGCCCCGTATCAAGCTCCGCGCAAAGTCCTGTGAAGTCGCCTGTCTTTTTTACAAACTCTGGATCCGCACCCTGAAGCACCGCGCGCGCGCGTTCCTTTTCCGCGTCGATCTTTCGCCCCATGACGTCCTCCGGATGGATGAAGCTGCCGCCGAAGTCGATTTTTAGCCCAAGGCCGTCAAGCGCCTCCGCAATTTTTGCAGTAGTCCGGAATTCCGCCCAGCCGCTTTCCGCATATTTATGAAAATCGCGGCGGTAGGCGCAAAGCTGTGAAAAAACCTCTTCTTTTGTCATTTTATGATTTGCCTCCGGTCTTTCTATAGTCAGCAAGGCCCGCGAAGCCTGCTGGCTTGCGAAAAATCATCGCCTTCTACTTCCACATGTCATTTTTGATATCTAAAAAGATCTGTATACGCATAAAAATATTTTATCACACCGGCACACGGGCGCGCCTCGTCTCTTTCGGGAACTCCCGTGACACAAGTACAGAGGCCTCGCAAAACGCGAGGCCTCTGTACTTGTGTCGGTCGTCTTATTTTTGACGCGCTGCGCACCTGGGGCGCGTTATTTCAGGAAGTCCTCCACGATTGAAACGAACACTGCGCTTCCGCTTGAGAAGACGTCTTCGTCCACGTCGAACTTCGGATTATGGTGCGGCACGTCGGTTCCTTTTTCAGCGTTGACGGAGCTTAAGAACATGAACGCGCCGGGCTTTTCTTTGAGATAGTAGGCGAAGTCTTCGCCTCCCATGTTCGGCTGCGGCAGCGATGTTTTTACATTCTTTCCGCCGAGCACGCGGGTCGCGGCGGAGGCCGCAAGAGATGCCATCGCGTCGTCGTTGACCACGGGGGGCGCGCCCCAGTCCATCATGTAGTCGCAGCCGCCGCGGAAGGTCTTCGCTGTGTTTTCGGCAACTTCGCCTATCCTGCGCGCCATGTACTGGCGCACCTTTTCGTCAAAGGCGCGGATGGTGCCCTCAATGACGACTTCGTTTGGGATGACGTTGTAGGCGAAGCCGCCGTTGATTTTGCCGATGGTGAGCACGGCGGGCGTCGCGCCCGCTATCTCGCGGGCTATTATTTCCTGTAGTCCGATGACGATGTGAGAAGCGATGTTGATCGGGTCTACGCCCTTTTCCGGCACGGAACCGTGGCAGCCACATCCCTTCGCCGTGATGACGAAGCGGTCAAACGAAGCCATGACGCAGCCAGGGACTACGACGAGCGTTCCGCTTGGGATCTCCGTTCCAAGGATGGAGCCGATGTGCAGGCCAAATACCGCGTCTACCCCAT harbors:
- a CDS encoding amidohydrolase, which translates into the protein MWQECMNEQSYITKLRRDLHQIPELGKELPKTQQYICDELDRLGVPYTKNKMDSGIIGMIKGGLPGKTILLRADIDALPITEDTGLSFASKHEGRMHACGHDTHAAMLLGALKVLNSHKGELKGNVKFLFQTAEEISKGAQVAISEGAMDGVDAVFGLHIGSILGTEIPSGTLVVVPGCVMASFDRFVITAKGCGCHGSVPEKGVDPINIASHIVIGLQEIIAREIAGATPAVLTIGKINGGFAYNVIPNEVVIEGTIRAFDEKVRQYMARRIGEVAENTAKTFRGGCDYMMDWGAPPVVNDDAMASLAASAATRVLGGKNVKTSLPQPNMGGEDFAYYLKEKPGAFMFLSSVNAEKGTDVPHHNPKFDVDEDVFSSGSAVFVSIVEDFLK